The Fulvivirga ligni genome window below encodes:
- a CDS encoding RNA polymerase sigma factor: protein MEAADHKRDDAVNTRGDIHGFAQEKDSHIWDQFKSGNESAFIHIYNTHFKQLYHYGKQFTNDSGLIKDCIQDMFITIRKNRQNLASTHSIKLYLFKSIKRLILRSGKKYKRFHSDRELEEVYNFHFILSYEHHLIDQQLSEERRIKLQSELNQLPARQKEAIYYLFYENMSYAEICELMGFTDIKSGRNLVYKAFKTLRLKLSDI from the coding sequence ATGGAAGCTGCTGATCATAAAAGGGATGATGCTGTTAACACGCGAGGCGATATTCATGGCTTCGCGCAGGAGAAGGACAGCCACATCTGGGATCAGTTTAAGAGTGGTAACGAATCTGCATTCATACATATTTACAACACTCACTTCAAACAGCTGTATCATTACGGCAAACAGTTTACTAATGATTCAGGCTTAATTAAAGACTGCATTCAGGATATGTTTATTACTATCCGTAAAAACAGACAGAATTTAGCATCCACGCATTCTATAAAATTATATCTCTTTAAATCTATCAAGAGATTGATCCTACGCTCAGGGAAAAAATATAAAAGGTTTCACTCCGATCGGGAGCTCGAAGAGGTTTATAATTTTCATTTCATTCTTTCCTACGAACATCATTTGATTGATCAACAATTGAGTGAAGAAAGAAGGATCAAATTACAATCCGAATTAAACCAGTTACCTGCAAGACAGAAGGAGGCTATCTATTACCTTTTTTACGAAAATATGTCTTATGCAGAGATCTGTGAACTTATGGGGTTTACAGACATTAAGTCGGGACGTAATTTGGTGTACAAGGCATTTAAAACCTTAAGACTGAAGCTCTCAGATATCTAA